Proteins from one Dysgonomonas sp. HDW5A genomic window:
- the mraY gene encoding phospho-N-acetylmuramoyl-pentapeptide-transferase, producing the protein MLYYLFNYLDSLDFPGAGMFRYVSFRAVITIILSLGISTVIGRRIIDKLQVLQIGETVRNLGLEGQLSKKGTPTMGGIIIIIAIIVPVILLARLENVYIILMLITTLWLGTLGFLDDYIKVFRKDKDGLQGKFKIIAQVGLGLIVGLTLYLSPTVIVRENTEIRNQDNVIERVTYTVEGVKSTQTTIPFLKNNNLDYESFVSFLGEYTTPAAWILFVFIVIFIVTAVSNGANLTDGLDGLAAGSSAIIGVTLGILAYVSGHVEFASYLNIMFIPGSEELVVYAAAFVGATIGFLWYNSFPAQVFMGDTGSLTLGGIIGVFAVIIHKELLLPILCGVFFVESLSVMMQVFYFKFTKKKYGEGRRIFKMTPLHHHFQKAGNSGIQALIQKPFNPVPESKIVVRFWIIGIILAAVTLATLKMR; encoded by the coding sequence ATGCTATACTATCTTTTTAATTATTTGGATTCCTTAGACTTTCCCGGTGCGGGGATGTTTAGATATGTATCCTTTAGAGCCGTAATAACTATTATACTTTCTTTAGGTATATCCACCGTTATAGGTCGTCGGATTATTGATAAATTGCAAGTTCTGCAAATTGGAGAGACTGTGCGGAATCTCGGACTTGAGGGACAGTTAAGCAAAAAGGGTACTCCAACCATGGGAGGTATTATAATAATCATAGCAATTATAGTACCGGTTATATTGTTGGCACGTCTCGAGAATGTTTACATTATATTAATGCTGATAACCACTTTATGGCTAGGAACACTTGGCTTTTTAGATGATTATATCAAAGTTTTCAGGAAGGATAAAGACGGATTACAAGGTAAATTTAAAATCATAGCACAAGTTGGATTGGGTTTAATTGTAGGATTAACGCTGTATCTAAGTCCAACCGTAATTGTCCGTGAAAATACTGAAATACGAAATCAGGATAATGTAATTGAGAGAGTTACATATACCGTAGAGGGAGTGAAATCTACTCAAACAACAATCCCTTTCTTAAAGAATAACAATCTGGATTACGAATCATTCGTATCCTTTCTTGGAGAATATACAACTCCTGCCGCATGGATATTATTTGTATTTATCGTTATATTTATTGTAACAGCGGTATCTAATGGAGCTAATTTGACAGATGGATTGGATGGTTTGGCTGCCGGTAGTTCTGCCATTATAGGTGTTACACTGGGTATTCTGGCATATGTATCGGGTCATGTGGAATTTGCTTCGTATCTGAATATAATGTTTATCCCCGGTAGCGAAGAGTTGGTGGTATATGCTGCCGCTTTTGTGGGGGCAACAATCGGTTTTCTTTGGTATAACTCTTTTCCAGCCCAAGTGTTCATGGGTGATACAGGAAGTTTAACGCTAGGTGGAATCATTGGAGTTTTTGCTGTTATTATTCATAAGGAGTTACTATTGCCTATATTGTGCGGTGTTTTCTTTGTTGAAAGTTTGTCGGTAATGATGCAGGTATTTTACTTTAAATTTACTAAGAAGAAATACGGTGAAGGTCGTCGTATATTCAAAATGACACCTTTGCATCACCATTTCCAAAAAGCAGGTAATTCGGGAATACAGGCACTAATACAGAAACCATTTAATCCCGTTCCGGAATCAAAAATTGTGGTTCGTTTTTGGATCATAGGAATTATTTTGGCTGCTGTAACTTTAGCGACATTGAAAATGCGATAA
- the ftsA gene encoding cell division protein FtsA, translated as MEQSGFIVGIDLGTSKIVGLLGRKNEQGVISILASESIPSDNCVKHGVVYNIDEAAGKIKKLVNLLENKSGRKIGKIYVSVAGKSLRAIEYTLTKDLIDESEVSFAVIDQMEQQARQNKPDFLTNYSVVAPEIFLDGHPEEDPIGKNATLVEGRYRLIVGRPNIKSNLIKCITDKNQLDIAGFIVGPVAAGAIVLDETDKQAGCALIDFGAGTTTLSIYKEGLLRYMAVIPFGGRTVSKDVKELGFIDTAAEAYKIKYGRVGKDKNKQNTSSNSEVDVKELNKVIQLRQEEIILNILNQIKESGYAGKLDAGIIIIGGASQLTGLPEFLEEKVQMPVKKGAAKRLYINNAADLLQNPAYAQCLGLLLFANENCEKVEAPKVDYINRPRPLDAQSGTYSESAERNQNASAHHEQPVVDNDEDEYEEEEPEYEERPKKTKKVKDKKSPGLFDFFGKIQNLGGTMFKDED; from the coding sequence ATGGAACAATCAGGTTTTATTGTCGGTATCGACTTAGGGACTTCGAAAATTGTAGGATTGTTAGGACGGAAAAATGAGCAGGGAGTAATATCTATTCTCGCATCAGAATCTATCCCATCTGATAATTGTGTAAAGCATGGAGTGGTTTACAATATAGATGAAGCGGCAGGAAAAATAAAGAAGTTAGTAAACTTGTTGGAAAACAAGTCGGGTCGTAAAATAGGAAAAATATACGTGTCGGTTGCCGGGAAATCTCTGCGGGCAATAGAATATACTTTAACAAAGGATCTGATTGATGAGTCGGAGGTTTCGTTTGCGGTAATAGACCAGATGGAACAACAAGCTCGCCAGAATAAACCTGATTTTTTGACAAATTATAGTGTTGTTGCACCCGAAATATTTCTGGACGGGCATCCCGAAGAAGACCCTATAGGGAAAAATGCTACTTTGGTAGAAGGTCGTTACCGTCTTATAGTCGGTCGTCCCAATATTAAGAGTAACCTGATAAAATGTATAACCGATAAAAATCAGTTAGATATTGCAGGCTTTATTGTCGGACCGGTTGCTGCAGGAGCAATTGTTCTTGATGAAACCGATAAGCAGGCAGGTTGTGCCCTTATTGATTTTGGAGCAGGCACAACTACACTGTCTATATACAAGGAAGGACTTCTGCGATATATGGCAGTTATTCCATTTGGAGGACGTACTGTATCAAAAGATGTAAAAGAACTTGGATTTATAGATACAGCAGCCGAAGCATATAAAATAAAATATGGTAGAGTCGGTAAGGATAAAAATAAACAAAATACTTCTTCTAACTCTGAGGTTGATGTGAAGGAATTGAATAAAGTAATTCAACTTCGTCAGGAAGAGATTATTTTAAACATTCTTAATCAGATTAAAGAATCGGGTTATGCAGGTAAACTAGATGCGGGAATAATAATAATAGGTGGTGCTTCTCAATTGACCGGTTTGCCGGAGTTTCTGGAAGAAAAAGTACAGATGCCAGTAAAAAAAGGAGCAGCCAAACGTTTATATATAAATAATGCAGCCGATTTATTACAGAATCCGGCTTATGCACAGTGCTTGGGACTATTGCTTTTTGCAAATGAAAATTGCGAGAAAGTAGAGGCTCCTAAAGTTGACTATATCAATCGTCCTCGTCCCCTAGATGCACAAAGTGGAACTTATTCGGAGTCTGCAGAAAGAAACCAAAATGCTTCAGCACATCATGAACAACCTGTTGTTGACAATGATGAAGACGAATACGAAGAAGAGGAACCTGAATACGAAGAAAGACCTAAAAAAACAAAAAAGGTGAAGGATAAAAAATCTCCGGGGCTTTTTGATTTCTTCGGGAAAATTCAGAACTTGGGAGGAACTATGTTTAAAGATGAAGATTAA
- a CDS encoding cell division protein FtsQ/DivIB, translating to MVKKILVIIGLCLLGGYLIFAAFFFERKPQDKICNQFEIVVNNEDTDRFIEIADLEKDIDAKGLNPYGKQLKEVNTLAIQEALLANKLIKSAEVFITSGGGIRAVIIERIPILRVIPSAGESYYIDKDGEKMPLSSHNTAYLPIATGEIKDELAKTDLYKFALFLCKDEFWNAQIEQIVVQPKDEVTLITRIGNQEVLMGKLDNVESKLDRLKKFYTQALPATGWNRYTKINLKYDKQVVGTKR from the coding sequence ATGGTAAAGAAAATATTAGTTATTATCGGATTATGTTTATTAGGTGGATACCTGATTTTTGCGGCTTTCTTTTTTGAGAGAAAGCCACAGGATAAGATATGTAATCAATTTGAGATTGTAGTAAACAATGAAGATACGGATCGATTTATAGAAATAGCTGATCTGGAAAAAGATATAGATGCGAAAGGCTTAAATCCTTATGGAAAACAACTAAAAGAAGTTAACACTCTAGCTATACAAGAGGCCTTATTGGCCAATAAACTGATTAAATCGGCAGAGGTTTTTATTACCAGTGGAGGAGGAATAAGAGCTGTAATTATCGAGCGAATCCCCATTCTTAGGGTAATTCCTTCAGCAGGCGAAAGTTACTATATTGATAAAGATGGTGAGAAGATGCCACTCTCGAGCCATAATACAGCATACCTGCCAATTGCTACGGGTGAAATAAAAGATGAGCTTGCAAAGACTGATTTATATAAATTTGCACTATTTTTGTGTAAAGATGAATTTTGGAATGCTCAGATCGAACAGATTGTTGTTCAGCCCAAAGATGAAGTAACTTTAATAACCCGTATTGGTAATCAGGAGGTACTTATGGGAAAGTTAGACAACGTTGAGTCAAAGCTTGATCGTCTCAAAAAATTCTATACTCAGGCCTTGCCTGCTACAGGATGGAATAGATATACAAAAATAAATTTGAAATACGACAAACAAGTCGTAGGTACAAAGCGTTGA
- a CDS encoding FtsW/RodA/SpoVE family cell cycle protein — MSVFDRIFKGDKTIWCIFIALCIISLLEVFSASSTIVYRQHNHWGPILRHAVFLLIGFGAVMFLQRVATRYFAALLLLLPVSWVLLVMTMFMGTDVNGAQRWLGVGAFTIQPSEFAKLALVGFVAFFLSKLKPENESFLFKILMGGILITCALIITENLSTACLLFGVCYLMMFIGQVSFKKLGMIALFGIGALVLLIGSLTLIPKSTVKDYLPDRFATWQARIDRHSAEQEDESNINSPGEYKITDDNYQVSHAKIAIANGEIIGLPGSGNERDFLPQAYSDFIFAIILEEMGLLGGLFTLLLYVALMIRAGVLASKCEKLFPRYLLLGAGLIITVQALANMAVAVNLIPVTGQPLPLISRGGTSTIITCIYFGIILACSNAKEDQHEDVDEDIANVEYE, encoded by the coding sequence ATGAGCGTCTTTGATAGGATATTTAAAGGGGATAAAACAATCTGGTGCATATTTATAGCATTATGCATTATATCGTTGCTGGAAGTATTTAGTGCATCCAGTACTATTGTTTATCGCCAGCACAATCACTGGGGACCTATCTTGCGTCATGCCGTATTTCTTTTGATCGGTTTTGGTGCGGTAATGTTTCTTCAGAGAGTGGCAACAAGATATTTTGCAGCATTGTTGTTATTACTGCCCGTTTCGTGGGTGCTACTGGTAATGACGATGTTTATGGGTACGGATGTGAATGGAGCACAACGATGGTTAGGTGTTGGAGCATTTACCATTCAGCCATCGGAGTTTGCCAAGTTGGCTTTGGTGGGTTTTGTCGCTTTTTTTCTGAGTAAACTGAAACCTGAGAATGAGTCGTTTCTATTTAAAATATTAATGGGTGGCATATTAATAACCTGTGCCCTTATTATTACCGAAAACTTATCTACCGCCTGTCTATTGTTTGGCGTATGCTATCTAATGATGTTTATTGGACAGGTTAGCTTTAAGAAGTTGGGAATGATAGCCTTATTTGGAATTGGGGCTTTAGTTCTGTTAATAGGCTCTCTAACCCTTATACCTAAATCAACGGTGAAAGATTATCTGCCCGATCGTTTTGCAACATGGCAAGCCCGTATCGACAGACACTCTGCAGAGCAAGAGGATGAAAGTAATATTAATTCTCCCGGAGAATATAAGATAACAGATGATAATTATCAGGTATCACATGCAAAAATTGCAATAGCTAATGGAGAGATAATAGGTCTTCCGGGTAGTGGAAATGAACGTGATTTTCTACCTCAGGCCTATTCGGATTTCATTTTTGCCATAATTCTTGAGGAGATGGGATTGTTGGGTGGCCTGTTTACACTACTTTTGTATGTAGCACTGATGATTCGTGCAGGTGTTTTAGCATCTAAATGTGAGAAATTATTTCCCCGTTACCTCCTTTTGGGGGCGGGATTGATCATAACAGTACAAGCATTAGCCAATATGGCTGTTGCGGTAAATCTTATTCCGGTTACGGGGCAACCTTTGCCGCTTATTAGCCGAGGAGGAACATCTACTATCATTACATGTATTTACTTTGGGATAATACTAGCATGTTCTAATGCCAAAGAAGATCAGCATGAAGATGTAGATGAAGATATTGCAAATGTAGAATACGAGTAA
- the murD gene encoding UDP-N-acetylmuramoyl-L-alanine--D-glutamate ligase translates to MKKIVILGGGESGVGSAILAQAKGFEVFLSDNGALQDKYKAELVDKNIPFEEKGHTKENILSADEIIKSPGIPDEVPLIQEAKQKGISIISEIEFAGRYTNAKKICITGSNGKTTTTSLLYYILKSAGLNVGLGGNIGKSFARQVAENSFDYYVLELSSFQLDNMYDFKADIAILLNITPDHLDRYDHDFQKYVDAKMRITQNQTAEDAFIYWAEDPVVSKEVSKKQPKARLFTFSEHKADGVSAYADNDQIVINTSKSVFTMEQDLLALTGTHNLYNSLASAIAAKLLDIKDEKIRQSLSDFKGVVHRLEKVASVKGIQFINDSKATNVNSCWYALKSMKTKVVLILGGKDKGNDYREIEELVKTKVHALVFLGVDNSKLHRFFDGKIETIVDAGSMEEAVNKAYALATEGDSVLLSPCCASFDLFKNYEDRGDQFKYWVRKL, encoded by the coding sequence ATGAAAAAGATAGTAATACTCGGAGGTGGCGAAAGCGGAGTCGGCTCGGCTATACTTGCTCAAGCGAAAGGATTTGAGGTTTTTTTATCTGATAATGGAGCTTTGCAAGATAAATACAAGGCTGAATTAGTCGATAAGAATATCCCTTTTGAAGAAAAAGGACATACCAAAGAGAATATACTTTCCGCCGACGAAATAATTAAAAGTCCGGGTATCCCTGATGAAGTTCCTTTGATTCAGGAAGCAAAGCAGAAGGGAATATCGATCATTTCGGAAATTGAATTTGCAGGCAGATATACCAATGCAAAAAAAATATGTATAACAGGAAGCAATGGAAAAACCACTACTACAAGCTTACTCTATTACATACTTAAATCGGCAGGTTTAAATGTCGGATTAGGAGGTAATATTGGGAAAAGCTTTGCAAGACAGGTTGCCGAAAATAGTTTCGATTATTATGTATTGGAGCTGAGTAGTTTTCAGTTAGACAATATGTACGACTTTAAAGCGGACATTGCTATATTACTCAATATAACACCCGACCATCTGGATCGGTACGATCACGATTTTCAGAAATATGTAGACGCAAAGATGCGTATTACTCAAAATCAAACAGCAGAAGATGCTTTTATTTACTGGGCGGAAGACCCTGTGGTAAGTAAAGAAGTGAGCAAGAAGCAACCCAAAGCAAGGTTGTTTACATTCTCGGAGCATAAGGCGGACGGTGTGTCGGCTTATGCAGATAATGATCAGATAGTAATTAATACATCAAAATCAGTATTCACCATGGAGCAAGATTTATTGGCTTTAACGGGTACTCACAACTTATATAATTCGTTGGCTTCGGCTATTGCAGCTAAGTTGCTGGATATTAAAGATGAAAAGATAAGACAATCGTTGAGTGATTTTAAAGGAGTTGTGCATCGTTTAGAGAAAGTTGCTTCTGTAAAAGGGATTCAATTTATAAACGATTCTAAAGCAACTAATGTAAACTCTTGTTGGTATGCTTTAAAGAGCATGAAAACAAAGGTTGTCCTTATTTTAGGAGGAAAAGACAAAGGAAATGACTACCGAGAAATAGAGGAGCTTGTGAAAACAAAAGTACATGCTTTGGTTTTCTTAGGAGTAGACAATTCTAAATTGCATAGATTTTTTGATGGAAAAATCGAAACAATTGTTGATGCCGGTTCTATGGAAGAGGCTGTGAACAAAGCCTATGCATTGGCAACTGAAGGAGATTCGGTTCTTTTGTCGCCTTGTTGCGCAAGTTTCGATTTGTTTAAAAATTACGAAGATAGGGGAGACCAATTTAAATATTGGGTCAGAAAACTTTAG
- the murC gene encoding UDP-N-acetylmuramate--L-alanine ligase, translating to MENIKSVYFLGIGGIGMSNLARYFLSKGKKVAGYDRTETLLTQTLVEEGASIHYDDNVNNIPADFTAKDSTLVVYTPALPAESDELQYFQKNNFDLKKRAEVLGLITKSSKALCCAGTHGKTTTSSMLAHILKGSHLDCNAFLGGILKNYSSNLMLSDTSELTVVEADEYDRSFHWLHPYMALITSVDPDHLDIYGTEAEYLKSFEKFTSLIQPGGALVMKHNINLSPQLAEGVRLYTYSIDRGDFHAENVKVGDGTIRFDFVTPKTTIRNIELGVPVRINVENGIGSMALAWLNGATDEELRRAMATFQGAKRRFDFLLKTENLVMIDDYAHHPDELSASISSVKELYPDKKVLGIFQPHLYSRTRDFVDQFARSLSLLDELILLDIYPAREKPIEGVTSEIIFEKVTCKKTLCKKEELLDLLQQKEDIEVLLTIGAGDIDRLLPAIKDILEARLY from the coding sequence ATGGAAAATATAAAGTCAGTATACTTTTTAGGCATAGGTGGTATCGGTATGAGTAATCTCGCTCGTTACTTTCTTTCTAAAGGAAAAAAGGTTGCCGGATACGATAGAACGGAAACTTTGCTGACACAGACTTTAGTCGAAGAAGGAGCAAGTATCCATTATGATGATAATGTAAATAATATTCCTGCTGATTTTACAGCTAAAGACTCAACGTTAGTTGTATATACTCCTGCTTTACCTGCCGAAAGTGATGAACTACAATATTTTCAAAAGAATAATTTCGATCTTAAAAAACGGGCAGAGGTACTGGGGCTGATAACTAAAAGCAGTAAAGCCTTGTGTTGTGCAGGTACTCATGGTAAAACGACTACATCGAGTATGCTTGCTCATATTCTGAAAGGTTCTCATCTCGATTGCAATGCTTTTTTAGGAGGAATTCTAAAGAATTACAGCAGTAATTTGATGCTGTCCGATACAAGTGAGTTAACAGTAGTAGAAGCCGATGAATATGACCGATCTTTCCATTGGTTGCATCCCTATATGGCTCTGATAACTTCTGTAGATCCAGATCATTTGGATATATATGGAACGGAAGCCGAATATTTGAAAAGTTTCGAAAAATTTACCAGCTTAATCCAACCCGGAGGAGCTTTGGTAATGAAGCACAATATAAACCTTTCACCTCAATTAGCTGAAGGTGTTAGGCTATACACTTACTCTATTGATAGAGGAGACTTTCATGCCGAAAATGTCAAAGTAGGAGATGGTACCATTCGCTTTGATTTTGTGACACCTAAAACGACAATTCGAAATATCGAATTAGGAGTTCCGGTTCGTATTAATGTCGAAAATGGTATAGGCTCTATGGCTCTAGCCTGGTTAAATGGAGCTACAGATGAAGAGTTACGCCGTGCAATGGCTACCTTTCAAGGGGCAAAACGCCGTTTCGATTTTCTTTTGAAAACCGAAAATCTGGTGATGATTGATGATTATGCACATCATCCCGATGAGCTGTCGGCAAGCATATCTTCTGTAAAAGAATTATATCCAGACAAAAAAGTATTGGGGATTTTTCAACCTCATTTATACTCAAGAACCAGAGATTTTGTAGATCAGTTTGCTAGAAGTTTATCCTTATTAGATGAATTAATTTTGTTGGATATTTATCCGGCTCGCGAAAAACCGATTGAAGGAGTAACCTCCGAAATAATTTTCGAGAAAGTTACTTGTAAAAAAACTCTTTGTAAGAAAGAAGAATTATTAGATTTGCTACAGCAAAAAGAAGATATTGAGGTGCTATTAACAATAGGAGCCGGAGATATTGACAGATTGTTGCCGGCTATAAAAGATATTTTAGAAGCTCGCTTATACTAG
- a CDS encoding UDP-N-acetylmuramoyl-L-alanyl-D-glutamate--2,6-diaminopimelate ligase — translation MELQALISNILSEDIVEILGHKDIDVTGITSDSRKVTSGYAFIALKGVQVDGHEFIGKAIESGAKVIVFEENIDTSDSSVTYIKVKDAADAIGKIASAWYGNPSQKLNLVGVTGTNGKTTTATLLYNVFRKLGYGAGLLSTVCNYVNEDQYPATHTTPDPISLNEFLAKMVEAGCEYAFMEVSSHAIHQKRISGLEFKGGIFTNLTQDHLDYHHTMQEYLKAKKAFFDNLPSSAFALTNVDDKNGLVMLQNTKAKKYTYSLRTLADFKARILEKHFDGTAIEINGKELEVQFVGVFNVYNLLAVCGASVLLGQDIEKVLIVLSTLRSVAGRFETIRSKDGFTAIVDYAHTPDALTNVLNAIHDVLEGGGRVITVVGCGGNRDKTKRPIMAREAVSLSDQVILTSDNPRFEEPQSIVDDMVAGLDPVQMKKALCIVDREQAIKTACTFAKSGDVILIAGKGHEDYQDVKGVKHHFDDREIVKNLLGL, via the coding sequence ATGGAATTGCAGGCATTGATATCAAATATACTATCGGAAGATATAGTAGAAATACTTGGGCATAAAGATATAGATGTAACAGGTATTACTTCCGATTCACGCAAAGTAACCTCAGGTTATGCGTTTATAGCACTAAAAGGTGTGCAGGTGGATGGTCACGAATTTATTGGTAAAGCAATAGAATCGGGGGCAAAAGTTATTGTTTTTGAAGAAAACATAGATACATCTGACTCGTCGGTTACTTATATAAAAGTAAAAGATGCGGCAGATGCTATCGGGAAAATAGCTTCAGCATGGTATGGTAACCCTTCGCAGAAATTGAATCTGGTAGGAGTTACCGGAACAAATGGCAAAACCACTACAGCTACTCTTTTGTATAATGTTTTTCGTAAATTAGGATATGGTGCAGGATTACTTTCTACGGTATGTAATTATGTGAACGAAGATCAATATCCGGCAACCCATACAACTCCTGATCCAATTTCGTTGAATGAGTTTTTAGCGAAGATGGTTGAAGCAGGTTGCGAGTATGCCTTTATGGAAGTTAGTTCACATGCTATTCATCAGAAAAGAATAAGTGGTCTGGAATTTAAAGGAGGAATATTTACGAATCTGACTCAAGACCATTTGGATTATCATCATACCATGCAGGAATATCTGAAAGCTAAAAAAGCATTTTTTGATAATCTGCCTTCTTCTGCCTTTGCTTTAACAAATGTAGATGATAAAAATGGCTTGGTGATGTTGCAGAATACCAAAGCTAAAAAATATACATACTCTTTGAGAACTTTAGCGGATTTCAAAGCTCGTATTCTCGAAAAACATTTTGACGGTACTGCAATCGAAATAAATGGAAAAGAACTCGAAGTTCAGTTTGTCGGAGTCTTTAATGTGTATAATCTTCTGGCAGTATGCGGTGCTTCAGTTTTACTGGGTCAGGATATTGAAAAGGTATTGATTGTATTAAGCACATTAAGATCGGTTGCCGGTCGCTTCGAAACAATTCGCTCCAAAGACGGATTTACGGCTATCGTAGATTATGCTCATACGCCCGATGCTTTAACAAATGTTTTGAATGCTATACATGATGTGCTCGAGGGAGGAGGTCGCGTAATAACAGTGGTTGGTTGCGGTGGTAACCGTGATAAGACAAAACGCCCGATAATGGCTCGTGAAGCTGTATCATTAAGCGATCAGGTGATTCTGACTTCTGATAACCCACGATTCGAAGAACCTCAGTCAATAGTAGATGATATGGTGGCGGGACTAGACCCTGTACAAATGAAAAAAGCCTTGTGCATTGTAGATCGTGAGCAGGCTATAAAAACGGCTTGCACTTTTGCAAAGTCGGGTGATGTGATATTGATTGCGGGCAAAGGACACGAAGATTATCAAGATGTAAAAGGTGTGAAACATCACTTTGATGATAGAGAGATTGTCAAAAACTTACTTGGATTATAA
- the murG gene encoding undecaprenyldiphospho-muramoylpentapeptide beta-N-acetylglucosaminyltransferase yields MERQMRVIISGGGTGGHIFPAISIANAIKLRYPDAAILFVGAEDRMEMTRVPKAGYEIVGLPVAGFNRKDLFKNISVVKKLITSLFKANSVVKKFNPDIAIGVGGYASGPLLKVAARKGVPTLIQEQNSYAGVTNKLLAKKASKICVAYEGMEAFFPKEKIVLTGNPCRQDLLSEVSKEEAYRYFKLDPMKRTILVLGGSLGARTLNQSIMRNLSLLDDSAVQILWQCGERYQYDLTIELSNKPQAKDIYLHDFINRMDLAYRAADMVVSRAGASSISELSILGKPTVLIPSPNVAEDHQTKNAMALVEKNAAIMVKDADAPNELLKTALQIVKDDNILAMLAKNIKTMARPNASEHIVDEIEKLVNKGKQ; encoded by the coding sequence ATGGAACGACAAATGAGGGTAATTATAAGTGGGGGAGGTACGGGAGGACATATTTTTCCAGCCATATCTATAGCAAATGCTATAAAATTGCGTTATCCCGATGCAGCTATTCTTTTTGTTGGAGCAGAAGATAGAATGGAAATGACCCGTGTACCGAAAGCCGGATACGAAATTGTAGGTCTTCCTGTAGCAGGTTTCAACAGGAAAGACTTATTCAAAAATATTTCAGTAGTAAAGAAATTGATTACGAGCCTTTTTAAGGCAAATAGTGTAGTAAAGAAATTTAATCCCGATATTGCGATTGGTGTAGGTGGATACGCTAGTGGTCCCTTATTAAAAGTGGCAGCCAGAAAAGGTGTACCGACACTTATTCAGGAGCAAAATTCGTATGCCGGAGTAACCAATAAATTATTGGCGAAAAAAGCATCTAAAATTTGTGTCGCATACGAAGGAATGGAAGCATTCTTCCCTAAGGAGAAGATTGTGTTAACAGGTAACCCTTGTCGTCAGGATCTACTTTCTGAGGTATCAAAAGAAGAAGCGTATCGTTACTTCAAGCTTGATCCTATGAAAAGAACGATTCTTGTTCTTGGAGGTAGTTTAGGTGCACGTACTTTGAATCAGAGTATAATGAGGAATCTGTCTCTTTTAGATGACTCAGCAGTACAGATTCTTTGGCAGTGTGGCGAGCGTTATCAATACGATCTAACTATCGAATTGTCAAATAAACCTCAGGCTAAAGATATTTATTTGCATGATTTTATTAATAGGATGGATCTTGCGTATCGAGCTGCCGATATGGTTGTCTCGAGAGCGGGTGCCAGTTCTATTTCTGAACTCAGCATATTAGGAAAACCAACAGTCTTGATACCTTCGCCTAATGTTGCAGAAGATCATCAGACTAAAAATGCGATGGCTCTTGTAGAGAAGAATGCAGCAATAATGGTAAAAGATGCAGATGCTCCAAATGAACTTTTGAAAACTGCATTGCAAATTGTTAAAGATGATAATATCCTTGCCATGTTGGCAAAGAATATAAAAACAATGGCACGCCCCAATGCTTCGGAGCACATTGTAGATGAGATAGAAAAACTGGTAAACAAAGGCAAACAATAG